From Cheilinus undulatus linkage group 18, ASM1832078v1, whole genome shotgun sequence, the proteins below share one genomic window:
- the tdh2 gene encoding L-threonine dehydrogenase 2, producing MQPGVRVCVPPMAMLGPFCRGCLSRVRGLPGRNFSCLPTQMSRWNSQEACSPLPPKENPRVLITGGLGQLGVGLAQMLRNKFGTDNVILSDIKKPPPHVISSGPFVYADVLDFKHLRELVVNNRITWLIHYSALLSAVGEANVALARKINITGLHNVLDLALENCLRLFVPSTIGAFGPSSPRDPAPDLCVQRPRTIYGVSKVHGELMGEYLHHKYGLDFRCLRYPGVISVNTPPGGGTTDYAVQIFHDALSTGHHECYLRPDTRLPMMHISDCHRATVEFMQAPECQLSLRTYNIAAMSFTPEEVAQEIRKHLPHLKVTYNPDSVRQTIADSWPVRFDDSNARRDWGWAPAFGLEELVSDMLRSIRDKRANEGLPVS from the exons ATGCAACCAGGTGTGCGGGTCTGTGTGCCCCCTATGGCTATGCTGGGCCCGTTTTGCCGAGGCTGTCTGAGCAGGGTGCGAGGTTTGCCTGGTCGCAACTTCAGCTGTTTACCCACACAGATGAGCAGATGGAACAGTCAAGAGGCATGCAGCCCTCTCCCTCCAAAGGAAAACCCCCGTGTCCTCATCACGG GTGGTCTGGGACAGTTAGGTGTGGGACTTGCGCAGATGCTGAG GAACAAATTCGGAACAGATAATGTTATACTGTCAGACATTAAGAAGCCTCCACCTCATGTTATCAGCAGCG gTCCATTTGTTTACGCTGATGTGTTGGACTTCAAACATCTCAGAGAACTGGTTGTAAATAATCGAATCACTTGGCTGATCCACTACAGCGCCTTGCTCAGTGCTGTTGGAGAGGCTAATGTGGCTTTGGCACGCAAGATCAACATCACAG GCCTCCATAATGTGCTGGACTTGGCCCTCGAGAACTGCCTACGCCTCTTTGTCCCCAGCACCATTGGAGCATTTGGCCCCTCTTCCCCACGTGATCCTGCCCCTGACCTCTGTGTCCAAAGACCTCGAACCATCTATGGTGTGTCAAAAGTGCATGGAGAACTGATGGGCGAG tATCTTCATCACAAATATGGTCTGGACTTTCGCTGCCTACGTTACCCGGGGGTTATCTCAGTGAACACACCTCCCGGAGGGGGGACGACAG ACTATGCAGTTCAAATCTTCCATGATGCTCTCAGCACAGGTCACCATGAGTGTTATCTGCGTCCTGATACCCGTCTTCCCATGATGCATATTTCTGACTGCCACCGTGCTACAGTAGAATTCATGCAGGCTCCGGAGTGCCAACTGTCTCTGCGGACCTACAACATTGCAGCAATGAGCTTCACTCCTGAAGAGGTGGCCCAAGAAATCCGAAAGCATCTCCCTCACCTTAAGGTTACCTACAACCCTGACTCTGTCCGCCAGACCATCG CAGACAGCTGGCCTGTGAGGTTTGATGACTCTAATGCCAGGAGAGACTGGGGCTGGGCACCAGCCTTTGGTCTTGAGGAGCTGGTGTCAGACATGCTACGCTCCATTCGGGACAAGAGGGCCAACGAGGGTTTGCCAGTCAGCTAG